In the Burkholderia multivorans ATCC BAA-247 genome, CGCGCAGTCGCGCGCAGCAGGCGCTCGAACTCGTGCAGCTCGTCGGCCACGAAGGCAAGCTGCCGGGCCAGCTGTCGGGCGGCCAGCAGCAGCGCGTCGCGATCGCGCGCGCGATCGTCATCGAGCCGCCGCTCGTGCTGATGGACGAGCCGCTGTCGAACCTCGATACGAAGCTGCGCATCGAGATGCGCGCGGAGATCCGCCGCATCCACACGCAGCTCGAGCGCGCGACGATCTACGTGACGCACGACCAGGACGAGGCGCTGTCGATGGCAGACCGGATCGTCGTGATGAAGGAGGGCGTCGTGCAGCAGGTCGCGTCGCCGAAGGAGGTCTATACGCGCCCGCACAACCTGCACGTCGCGCGCTTCATGGGCTATCGCAACGTGCTGCCGTTCACGCTCGAAGGGATGGCCGGCGACTACGTGACGGTCGCGGCCGCCGGCGTGCGTCTCGCGGGCGTGCCGATGGCGGGCTTCGACGGCAAGGCGGTCGCGGTCGCGCTGCGGCCCGACGATATCGAGCGCGCGGATGCCGCCGCCGACAACACGTTCGAGGCGACGGTCGAGACGGTCGAATACGGCGGCCGCGATTCGCTGATTCGCGCGCTCGCGCCGTTCGGCGCGATCTGGGCGCGCGTGGCGGGCGAGTTCGCGCCCGGCGAACGGCTGACGCTGCGCGTCGCGCCGTCGCGCACGCTCGTCTAT is a window encoding:
- a CDS encoding ABC transporter ATP-binding protein, with the protein product MKHSFERLRLDGVCRSFTNAEGAQVAALNGLDLDIRRGEFIALLGPSGCGKSTALNCIAGLQPLTRGGIWLDDTRIDVLPPERRGFGMVFQNYALFPHMTVLDNVGFGLKMRGVPKHEARSRAQQALELVQLVGHEGKLPGQLSGGQQQRVAIARAIVIEPPLVLMDEPLSNLDTKLRIEMRAEIRRIHTQLERATIYVTHDQDEALSMADRIVVMKEGVVQQVASPKEVYTRPHNLHVARFMGYRNVLPFTLEGMAGDYVTVAAAGVRLAGVPMAGFDGKAVAVALRPDDIERADAAADNTFEATVETVEYGGRDSLIRALAPFGAIWARVAGEFAPGERLTLRVAPSRTLVYPGDAP